A single genomic interval of Lathyrus oleraceus cultivar Zhongwan6 chromosome 7, CAAS_Psat_ZW6_1.0, whole genome shotgun sequence harbors:
- the LOC127104142 gene encoding pectinesterase, with product MDKLIFNFCIAYFLFFSLFFVNAKLSCNQTPYPHVCNHYIGTPNTLSTLHSSSFHDTAIKVSMDQAIEAYKLVSIMDLNNFKDNRAKSAWEDCVELYEDTIYQLNRSINSNNLNDKLTWQSASITNHQTCLNGFIDFNLPSHLNYFPSILTNFTKLLSNSLSITNTLASSMPSSLSSSSLSSTKRNGGRRLLSDGFPHWLSGSDRKLLQTTPSADIVVAQDGSGNYKTISEGIAAAKGSGKGRVVIHVKTGVYKENIDIKKTVKNIMIFGDGMDSTIVTANHNAEDGSTTFRSATFAVMGDGFIAKDMTFENTAGPQKHQAVALRSGADHSVFYRCSFKGYQDTLYVYANRQFYRDCNIYGTVDFIFGNAVTVLQNCNILVRKPMGNQQNTVTAQGRTDPNENTGIVIHNCRVTAAGDLKASQNSVKSYLGRPWQKYSRTVVMKSNIDGVINSQGWAPWSGGFALSTLYYAEYMNIGDGANTNGRVNWSGFHVITNPSEAVKYSVGNFLAGESWISGSGVPFDGGL from the exons ATGGATAAACTCATATTCAATTTTTGCATTGCATACTTTCTCTTTTTTTCTCTCTTCTTTGTGAATGCCAAATTATCATGCAATCAAACACCATACCCTCATGTGTGTAACCATTACATTGGAACCCCTAATACACTATCAACCCTACATTCTTCTTCCTTTCATGACACTGCAATTAAGGTTAGCATGGACCAAGCTATTGAAGCATACAAACTTGTCTCAATCATGGATTTGAATAATTTCAAAGACAATAGAGCCAAGTCAGCATGGGAAGATTGTGTAGAGCTTTATGAGGATACAATTTATCAACTTAATCGCTCCATAAACTCAAACAATTTAAATGACAAATTAACTTGGCAAAGTGCTTCCATTACCAATCATCAAACTTGTCTAAATGGTTTCATTGATTTCAACCTTCCCTCTCACTTAAATTACTTCCCTTCCATCTTAACCAACTTTACTAAATTGCTTAGCAATTCCTTGTCCATTACCAACACTCTAGCTTCTTCGATGCCGTCTTCATTATCGTCCTCCTCGTTGTCAAGCACAAAACGAAATGGTGGGAGAAGGTTGTTATCAGATGGATTTCCACATTGGCTTTCAGGTTCAGATAGAAAGCTTCTGCAGACGACACCAAgtgctgatattgtggtggcaCAAGATGGAAGTGGAAACTATAAGACAATCTCAGAGGGCATAGCAGCTGCTAAGGGAAGTGGAAAAGGAAGAGTTGTGATTCATGTGAAAACAGGTGTATATAAAGAGAACATTGATATAAAGAAGACAGTGAAGAATATAATGATATTTGGAGATGGAATGGATTCCACCATTGTTACCGCTAATCATAACGCAGAAGATGGTTCTACTACTTTCCGCTCAGCTACTTTTG CTGTTATGGGAGATGGTTTCATAGCAAAAGATATGACCTTCGAGAATACTGCCGGACCACAAAAACACCAAGCGGTGGCTCTCCGTTCCGGCGCCGATCACTCCGTTTTCTACCGATGTTCCTTCAAAGGCTATCAGGACACTCTATACGTCTATGCCAACCGTCAATTCTACCGTGACTGTAACATCTACGGAACAGTTGATTTCATCTTTGGTAACGCTGTTACCGTCCTTCAAAACTGCAACATCTTAGTTAGAAAACCTATGGGCAACCAACAGAACACCGTAACGGCACAGGGAAGAACAGATCCAAACGAGAATACCGGAATAGTGATCCATAACTGCCGTGTAACCGCTGCTGGTGATTTGAAAGCATCTCAAAATTCAGTGAAAAGTTATCTAGGAAGACCGTGGCAGAAGTATTCAAGAACGGTTGTAATGAAAAGTAACATTGACGGTGTTATAAACTCACAAGGTTGGGCTCCATGGAGTGGTGGTTTTGCCTTGAGCACACTTTATTATGCAGAATATATGAATATTGGTGATGGTGCTAATACTAATGGGAGAGTAAATTGGTCTGGTTTTCATGTAATTACAAATCCTTCGGAAGCAGTTAAATATTCGGTTGGTAATTTCTTGGCTGGCGAGTCATGGATTTCTGGAAGTGGTGTGCCGTTTGATGGAGGACTGTGA